A segment of the Terriglobales bacterium genome:
CTGCCACCGCTTCGGCGAGCGCACCGCCGTGGTGGACACCTCCTGCTCACCCCCTGCCCGCCTTTCCTACGCCGGCTACGGCACGCGCCTGGAGCGCCTGGCCCGCGGCCTGGTGGCCGCCAGCCTGCGTCCCGGCGAGGTCGTCGCCATCTATCTAGCCAACTCGTGGGAGTTCGCCCTTAGCTACCACGCCGTCACCCTGGCCGGCGGCACTCCCACGCTGCTCAACCCCAGCTACCGCGAGCGCGAGGTGCGCTACCAGTTGGAGAACTCCGGCGCCGTCCTGCTCATCACCGACGGTCCGCTCATCCAGGAGATAAACCTCGCCGGCCTGCCCGCCCTGCGCCGCGTCTATCTCACCCGCAGCGGCACCGGCGGGGAGGCATTCTACGACCTGCTGCGGCCCTCGACCGCCGCTCTCCCCGCACCTGCAGAACCAGCCGAGCGCGCGCTGGCCGCGCTGCCCTACTCCAGCGGCACCACCGGCCTGCCCAAGGGCGTGATGCTCACCCACACCAACCTCGTGGCCAACGCCTACCAGTACCTCGCCCCCGGGGAGCGCGCCACCTACCAGGACGGCGAAGTGGTGCTCGACTTCCTGCCGCTTTACCACATCTACGGACTGAACGTGGTGCTCAGCCCCGCGCTCCTCATCGGCGGCACCCTGGTGCTGATGCCACGCTTCGACCTCGACCGCTCGCTCGAATGGATCGCCCAGGAGGGCGTGACCTTTCTGCCCATGGTCCCGCCGTGTATGAACGCTTTCTGCCAGGCCGCCGAGCAGGGCCGCTTCCCGCGCGAGCACCGCGTGCGTGC
Coding sequences within it:
- a CDS encoding AMP-binding protein, coding for MRTQLHADPAGVFLHNAILEACHRFGERTAVVDTSCSPPARLSYAGYGTRLERLARGLVAASLRPGEVVAIYLANSWEFALSYHAVTLAGGTPTLLNPSYREREVRYQLENSGAVLLITDGPLIQEINLAGLPALRRVYLTRSGTGGEAFYDLLRPSTAALPAPAEPAERALAALPYSSGTTGLPKGVMLTHTNLVANAYQYLAPGERATYQDGEVVLDFLPLYHIYGLNVVLSPALLIGGTLVLMPRFDLDRSLEWIAQEGVTFLPMVPPCMNAFCQAAEQGRFPREHRVRAGKSGAAPLAPDLPKRFTQLTGIPIRQGYGMTEASPVTHMGYTEPELYRPDSIGPPLARTECRIVSEAGADLPPGQAGELVMRGPQFMLGYWKNPEATAEVLREGWYWSGDVASRDAQDFYFIVDRRKEMIKYKGFPVAPAEVEAVLLEHPAVRDCGVVPLPDRAAGEIPCAFIVLRDGGPGSAHLAQELSSFVAERLTGYKQPREVRFVASIPRNPSGKILRRNLRDLL